One genomic window of Sporosarcina ureae includes the following:
- a CDS encoding FG-GAP repeat domain-containing protein, with amino-acid sequence MGDVNGDGILDTVYLYGQFDGPPGIYADNITIVIHDGRSTKSTTVHLKNNAGYNARLFLGDFNKDGVLDIMVSMDMGGSGGYRMFYIYSFRNDRLQELFNSDHYDEKYEFEAHYEDFYKVRVESSQLNVLFIIDIGNRGIEYLSQFYNGNGILKNPVQGGVLGIGALFPINTTNTNNYFDLLAMQRIIGPTNSDTLGYVENLLTWQDVEFISNRLTVSVFGVNLN; translated from the coding sequence ATGGGAGATGTCAACGGGGATGGTATTTTGGACACCGTTTATTTGTATGGTCAGTTCGATGGGCCACCAGGTATTTATGCTGATAACATTACGATTGTGATTCATGATGGACGGTCAACTAAAAGTACAACCGTCCATCTGAAAAATAATGCGGGCTATAATGCGCGCTTGTTTCTTGGGGATTTTAACAAAGATGGTGTCCTTGACATTATGGTAAGTATGGACATGGGCGGCAGTGGGGGATATCGTATGTTTTATATCTATTCCTTTAGAAATGACAGGTTACAGGAATTGTTCAACAGTGATCATTACGATGAAAAGTATGAATTCGAAGCACATTATGAGGATTTTTATAAAGTGCGTGTGGAAAGTTCACAGCTTAACGTTTTATTCATCATAGACATAGGCAACAGGGGCATTGAGTATTTATCCCAGTTTTATAATGGTAATGGGATATTAAAAAATCCAGTTCAAGGCGGAGTTCTTGGGATAGGAGCCTTATTTCCAATTAATACAACAAACACTAATAATTATTTTGATTTATTAGCCATGCAACGTATTATTGGGCCAACTAATTCAGATACATTAGGATATGTTGAAAATCTATTGACGTGGCAAGACGTCGAATTTATTTCAAATCGACTGACTGTGTCTGTATTTGGTGTGAATCTTAACTGA